A single region of the Thermodesulfatator indicus DSM 15286 genome encodes:
- the purD gene encoding phosphoribosylamine--glycine ligase, whose product MKVLVLGSGGREHALCWKLAQSPLVTKVYCAPGNAGIAEEAECVPISVNDFQALADFAQKENIDFTIVGPEDPLAKGIVDFFEKKGLKIFGPSAKAAQIEGSKVFAKEIMAKYGIPTASFEVFDDPQEALAYVEKKGAPIVVKADGLAAGKGVIVCSTLEDAREAIHKIMVEKAFGEAGNRVVIEECLFGEEASFMILTDGKTLLVLPSSQDHKPLLDGDKGPNTGGMGAYSPAPVVTPELEEKIMKTIMEPLIKGLAEEGIPYKGVLYAGLMIVEGNPYVLEFNCRFGDPECQPLMMRIKSDLAEIIMAALEGNLAEKKLELREEAAVCVVMASKGYPGKYEKGKVIKGLEEAAKIPGVKVFHAGTAKKGGQFVTNGGRVLGVTALGKDIPYAIDKAYEAVEKISWEGVHFRRDIGRKAIKHLPPKVLVFAGSKSDLPVILKTEEIFQEFLVPYRIVVASSYRNPEKVRSLVKTAETKGVKVFIAGAGLAAHLAGAIASETILPVIGLPLATGTLGGIDALLATAQMPPGVPVATVTINGSVNAAILAIKILALSDERLQKRLTKYKEQLAQD is encoded by the coding sequence ATGAAAGTTTTAGTCTTAGGTAGTGGCGGCCGAGAACATGCCCTGTGTTGGAAACTAGCCCAAAGTCCTCTGGTAACAAAAGTCTATTGTGCCCCTGGTAACGCGGGCATTGCCGAAGAGGCCGAGTGTGTTCCCATTTCCGTAAACGACTTTCAGGCGTTGGCCGATTTTGCCCAAAAAGAAAATATAGACTTTACCATCGTTGGCCCAGAAGACCCTTTAGCCAAGGGAATAGTCGATTTTTTTGAAAAAAAAGGCCTTAAAATTTTTGGCCCTTCAGCCAAGGCGGCTCAAATAGAAGGCAGTAAAGTATTTGCCAAAGAAATCATGGCCAAGTACGGAATTCCAACGGCTTCTTTCGAGGTATTTGACGATCCTCAAGAGGCTTTGGCCTATGTTGAAAAAAAAGGAGCTCCCATTGTGGTCAAAGCCGACGGTTTGGCTGCGGGCAAAGGGGTAATAGTTTGTAGCACATTAGAAGATGCCAGAGAGGCTATTCACAAAATCATGGTTGAAAAAGCATTTGGTGAGGCCGGAAATCGTGTAGTTATAGAAGAATGCCTTTTTGGTGAAGAGGCTTCATTTATGATCCTTACTGATGGGAAAACACTTCTTGTCCTTCCTTCCTCTCAAGACCACAAGCCCCTTTTAGATGGGGATAAAGGGCCTAACACTGGTGGCATGGGGGCCTATTCTCCAGCTCCAGTAGTGACTCCCGAGCTTGAAGAAAAAATCATGAAAACCATAATGGAACCCTTGATAAAGGGGCTTGCCGAAGAAGGTATCCCTTATAAAGGCGTTCTTTACGCGGGCCTTATGATCGTTGAAGGCAACCCTTACGTCTTAGAATTTAATTGCCGCTTTGGAGATCCTGAGTGTCAACCTCTTATGATGCGCATCAAAAGTGACTTAGCGGAAATTATTATGGCAGCCCTAGAAGGCAATTTAGCCGAAAAAAAACTTGAGCTCCGAGAAGAAGCTGCAGTTTGTGTAGTAATGGCCAGTAAAGGATACCCCGGAAAATACGAAAAAGGAAAGGTTATCAAAGGCTTAGAAGAAGCCGCCAAAATACCGGGAGTTAAGGTCTTTCACGCGGGAACAGCCAAAAAAGGTGGCCAATTTGTAACCAATGGCGGCCGAGTATTAGGAGTTACCGCTCTGGGGAAAGACATTCCTTACGCTATTGATAAGGCTTATGAGGCCGTAGAGAAGATTTCCTGGGAGGGAGTCCACTTTAGGCGAGATATTGGCCGCAAAGCCATAAAACATCTCCCCCCTAAAGTCTTAGTTTTTGCCGGAAGCAAGTCTGACCTTCCTGTTATTTTGAAGACCGAAGAGATATTTCAAGAATTTTTAGTGCCCTATCGTATAGTGGTGGCTTCGTCCTATCGTAATCCCGAAAAAGTCCGATCATTGGTAAAGACCGCGGAAACGAAAGGTGTAAAAGTTTTCATTGCCGGAGCCGGGCTTGCTGCTCATCTGGCAGGAGCTATCGCCTCTGAAACTATTTTACCAGTAATAGGCTTGCCTTTGGCCACCGGTACTTTGGGAGGGATAGACGCGTTATTAGCTACCGCTCAGATGCCGCCTGGAGTTCCTGTAGCTACGGTAACCATAAATGGTTCTGTTAATGCCGCTATCTTGGCCATTAAGATATTGGCCCTATCAGATGAACGCTTGCAGAAGAGACTAACCAAATATAAAGAGCAGTTAGCCCAAGACTAA
- a CDS encoding UDP-glucose dehydrogenase family protein produces MHIAVIGTGYVGLVSGAGMADFGMNVVCVDIDEEKITKLKAGEIPFYEPGLKELVAKNVKAGRLSFTTDLAEAVKRTLVIFICVGTPPAPDGSADLSAVKSVALSLAETIDEYKVIVTKSTVPVGTNRWIKQLIDENKKNDVKVDVISNPEFLREGCAIEDFMRPDRVVIGGESDHAIAIIKDIYRPLYLAETPFVITDLETAEMIKYASNAFLATKISFINEVATLCDKVGADVITVAKAMGLDPRIGPRFLNPGPGFGGSCFPKDVRALAYLGKQNNHPMHILEAVLTVNERQREVTVQKVKQICGDLPGKTIAVLGLAFKPNTSDVRESPALDIVERLIAEGAKVQAYDPIAEEEFKKAKPELPVKYATDPYEAADGAHCLLILTEWNEFRYLDLEKIKNLMAEPAIVDARNIYEPARMQKLGFKYTGMGRGNFAGQKA; encoded by the coding sequence ATGCATATAGCGGTAATTGGTACCGGCTATGTTGGTTTAGTATCTGGCGCCGGCATGGCAGATTTTGGCATGAACGTTGTCTGTGTAGATATAGACGAAGAAAAAATCACCAAATTAAAAGCAGGAGAAATTCCATTTTATGAGCCGGGGTTAAAAGAACTAGTGGCCAAAAACGTAAAGGCCGGAAGGCTTTCCTTTACCACCGATCTGGCTGAAGCAGTAAAACGCACTCTGGTAATCTTTATTTGTGTAGGAACTCCCCCTGCCCCTGATGGTTCAGCTGATCTTTCTGCTGTAAAATCAGTAGCCTTATCTTTGGCGGAAACTATCGACGAATATAAAGTAATTGTTACCAAAAGTACGGTCCCTGTAGGCACTAACCGCTGGATAAAACAGCTTATAGACGAAAACAAAAAAAATGACGTGAAAGTTGATGTTATTTCCAATCCTGAGTTTTTACGCGAGGGTTGTGCTATTGAAGACTTTATGCGTCCAGACCGAGTAGTAATAGGTGGCGAAAGCGACCACGCCATCGCCATTATCAAAGACATTTATCGCCCCCTTTATCTGGCGGAAACTCCTTTTGTAATCACTGACCTTGAGACCGCGGAAATGATTAAATACGCTTCTAACGCCTTTTTAGCCACTAAAATAAGTTTTATCAACGAAGTAGCCACTCTCTGCGATAAAGTAGGGGCTGACGTTATAACGGTGGCCAAGGCCATGGGGCTTGACCCACGTATTGGCCCGAGATTTTTAAACCCAGGACCTGGCTTTGGAGGTTCTTGTTTTCCAAAAGATGTTCGTGCTCTTGCTTATCTTGGTAAACAGAACAATCACCCTATGCATATACTTGAGGCGGTTCTGACTGTTAATGAAAGACAGCGAGAGGTTACCGTACAAAAAGTTAAACAAATATGTGGAGACCTTCCAGGAAAGACTATAGCGGTATTAGGGCTTGCTTTTAAACCCAATACCAGTGACGTAAGAGAATCTCCAGCCCTTGATATAGTAGAACGATTGATAGCTGAAGGGGCTAAAGTCCAGGCCTACGATCCCATAGCCGAAGAAGAGTTTAAGAAGGCCAAGCCGGAACTTCCTGTGAAATATGCCACTGATCCTTACGAAGCAGCCGATGGGGCCCATTGCCTTCTTATCCTTACCGAATGGAACGAATTTCGTTATCTAGATCTGGAAAAAATAAAAAACCTTATGGCTGAACCAGCTATTGTTGATGCCCGCAATATTTACGAGCCAGCCCGAATGCAAAAATTGGGGTTCAAATACACTGGTATGGGCCGAGGGAATTTTGCAGGACAAAAAGCATAG
- a CDS encoding DUF3108 domain-containing protein, which yields MKNLRLLIISLFLIFIGSVCLTHAAEKKTYHYKVNWLAIPAGQIELTVIKSSRRTKLIAKAWTTGFVRILLPFESTWTTWLDENGYPRRSRIYRVERGKAVLKEFIYDQKNGKVIRYKNGHKEKEVKLKHYPVHDELSAFYASMNTVMKKPGDEKIFWIFAKNKANQARLKYLKNENIRTPCGRMKTQKMQVTFGFQSELIERSKKAYLWLAQKLVIKAQGELTLGHVTADLTNLPCKGGNK from the coding sequence GTGAAAAATTTAAGACTTTTAATTATTAGCCTGTTTTTGATTTTTATTGGTTCAGTCTGCCTGACTCATGCTGCCGAAAAAAAGACTTATCATTATAAAGTCAACTGGCTGGCTATACCGGCTGGTCAAATAGAACTTACGGTAATAAAAAGTAGCCGGCGCACCAAGCTTATAGCTAAGGCTTGGACTACAGGTTTTGTGCGAATACTTCTGCCTTTTGAATCCACCTGGACTACCTGGCTTGACGAAAATGGATATCCTCGCCGCAGTCGTATTTACCGGGTGGAAAGAGGAAAGGCGGTTTTAAAAGAGTTCATTTATGACCAAAAAAATGGCAAAGTGATAAGATACAAAAACGGACACAAAGAAAAAGAAGTAAAGCTCAAACATTATCCGGTTCACGATGAACTTTCGGCTTTTTACGCCTCTATGAATACGGTTATGAAGAAACCCGGTGATGAAAAGATTTTCTGGATTTTCGCTAAAAATAAAGCCAATCAGGCTCGCCTAAAATATCTTAAAAATGAGAATATCCGCACTCCTTGCGGACGGATGAAAACCCAAAAGATGCAGGTAACCTTTGGCTTTCAAAGCGAATTGATCGAGCGTTCTAAAAAGGCCTATTTATGGTTAGCCCAAAAGTTGGTAATAAAGGCCCAGGGAGAACTAACACTGGGGCATGTTACCGCTGACCTTACCAATTTGCCCTGTAAAGGAGGTAATAAATGA
- the dnaK gene encoding molecular chaperone DnaK, whose product MSEKNVKPFGIDLGTTNSCMAIYEAGEPKVIPNQEGTRTTPSVVAFLEDGQILVGQLAKRQAITNAENTIFGIKRLMGRKFKDPVVQEWAKRVPYKIVEAPNGDAHVEVRGKRYSPPEISAMILRKLKEDAKEYLGSDVTEAVITVPAYFDDSQRQATKDAGRIAGLDVKRIINEPTAACLAYGLDKKKEGTVAVFDLGGGTFDISILEIGEGVFEVKATSGDTFLGGEDFDMRLVDYIAEEFKKEHGIDLRQDRMALQRLKEAAEKAKIELSTVQETEINLPFITADASGPKHLVMKITRAKLESLCQDLLDRLEEPCRIAMKDAGITPQDIDEVLLVGGMTRMPAVQRKVKEIFGKEPVKGVNPDEVVAMGAAIQAGVLKGEVKDVLLLDVTPLSLGIETLGGVFTVIIPRGTTIPTRKSQIFTTAADNQTSVTIHVLQGERPMAKDNKSIARFELVGIPPAPRGVPQIEVTFDIDADGILNVTAKDLATGKEQSVVVKPSSGLSEEEIQKMIKEAEMHAEEDRRRKELIEARNQADSIIYSVEKSLSELGDKVPEDLRKEVQEKIDNLRKVMEGDDIEAIRKATEELTQASYRLAEMAYKHAQAGQAGQAGGAGAQGAAGGEAGSSDKKGGDDVIDADFEEMK is encoded by the coding sequence ATGAGTGAAAAAAACGTAAAACCTTTTGGGATAGACCTTGGTACCACAAACTCCTGCATGGCCATTTATGAAGCAGGAGAACCCAAAGTAATTCCTAACCAGGAAGGAACGCGCACTACACCCTCTGTGGTGGCCTTTCTTGAAGACGGCCAGATTTTAGTAGGGCAGCTGGCCAAACGTCAGGCTATTACCAATGCGGAAAATACCATTTTCGGTATTAAGCGCTTGATGGGGCGTAAGTTCAAAGACCCAGTGGTCCAGGAATGGGCCAAACGCGTGCCTTATAAAATCGTTGAGGCCCCTAACGGAGACGCCCACGTAGAAGTGCGCGGTAAGCGCTATAGTCCACCTGAAATTTCGGCCATGATTCTTCGCAAACTTAAAGAAGATGCCAAGGAATACCTTGGTAGCGATGTAACCGAAGCGGTTATCACCGTGCCGGCCTATTTTGATGACTCTCAGCGCCAGGCTACTAAAGACGCTGGCCGTATCGCCGGCCTTGATGTAAAGCGCATTATCAACGAGCCTACTGCAGCCTGCCTGGCCTACGGCCTTGACAAGAAAAAAGAGGGTACCGTAGCTGTCTTTGACCTTGGCGGCGGTACTTTTGATATTTCTATCCTTGAAATTGGCGAAGGTGTCTTTGAAGTTAAGGCCACGTCTGGTGACACCTTCCTTGGTGGTGAAGACTTTGATATGCGTCTGGTGGACTACATTGCCGAGGAGTTCAAAAAAGAACACGGTATTGATCTTCGCCAGGACCGCATGGCCTTACAGCGTTTGAAAGAGGCCGCTGAAAAGGCCAAGATAGAGCTTTCTACGGTACAGGAAACCGAGATTAACTTGCCCTTTATCACCGCGGATGCCAGCGGACCTAAGCATCTGGTAATGAAAATAACCCGGGCCAAACTGGAAAGCCTGTGTCAGGACCTTTTAGACCGCCTGGAGGAGCCTTGCCGCATCGCTATGAAAGATGCGGGCATCACGCCCCAGGACATTGACGAGGTTCTGCTGGTCGGTGGTATGACCCGTATGCCAGCGGTGCAGCGCAAGGTGAAAGAAATATTCGGCAAAGAGCCGGTAAAAGGCGTTAACCCTGACGAAGTGGTGGCCATGGGTGCCGCTATTCAGGCTGGTGTGCTTAAGGGTGAAGTAAAAGACGTATTGCTCCTTGACGTGACCCCGCTTTCTCTTGGTATTGAAACCCTTGGAGGCGTGTTTACGGTTATCATTCCGCGGGGAACTACTATTCCTACGCGGAAGAGCCAGATTTTTACCACAGCGGCGGACAACCAGACCTCGGTTACCATTCACGTGCTGCAGGGTGAACGCCCCATGGCTAAGGATAACAAGAGCATTGCCCGTTTTGAATTGGTAGGTATTCCTCCGGCACCGCGTGGAGTGCCTCAAATTGAGGTTACCTTTGATATTGACGCTGACGGTATCTTGAATGTCACGGCCAAAGACCTGGCTACGGGTAAAGAGCAGTCCGTGGTGGTTAAACCTTCTTCTGGTCTCTCTGAAGAAGAGATTCAGAAGATGATTAAAGAAGCGGAAATGCACGCTGAAGAAGACCGTCGTCGCAAAGAGCTCATTGAAGCTCGTAACCAGGCTGATAGCATCATTTATTCCGTTGAGAAGTCTTTGAGCGAGCTCGGCGATAAGGTGCCTGAAGACTTGCGCAAGGAAGTTCAGGAAAAGATTGATAATCTTCGCAAGGTTATGGAGGGTGATGATATTGAGGCTATTCGTAAGGCTACCGAAGAGCTAACGCAGGCCTCTTACCGTCTGGCAGAAATGGCTTACAAGCACGCTCAGGCTGGTCAAGCCGGCCAGGCTGGAGGGGCGGGAGCCCAGGGAGCAGCTGGTGGTGAGGCCGGAAGCAGCGATAAAAAAGGTGGCGATGACGTAATTGACGCTGACTTTGAAGAAATGAAGTAA
- the hisB gene encoding imidazoleglycerol-phosphate dehydratase HisB, with product MKNKFPIKVERKTFETEVKVFWDPYTSGQIKIDTGVGFLDHMLELFAVHGNFSLEVKAKGDLHVDYHHTVEDVGLTLGEALRKGLGERKGIARYGEAVIPMEEALAAVYIDLAERPCFVQKGKIPVEKIGTFDTELVSEFLKALAIKGAFTLHVHFLYGENAHHIVEAGFKALGHALKKAFAPLGKDVVLSSKGVL from the coding sequence ATGAAAAACAAATTTCCGATAAAAGTTGAAAGAAAGACGTTTGAAACAGAAGTTAAGGTCTTTTGGGATCCTTACACCTCAGGTCAAATCAAAATTGACACAGGGGTTGGTTTTCTTGACCACATGTTAGAGCTTTTTGCCGTGCACGGAAACTTTAGCCTGGAAGTGAAAGCTAAAGGCGATTTACATGTTGATTATCACCACACGGTGGAAGACGTTGGTCTAACCTTAGGTGAAGCTCTGAGGAAAGGCCTTGGGGAACGCAAGGGCATTGCTCGTTATGGAGAAGCCGTTATTCCCATGGAAGAGGCTTTGGCCGCGGTTTACATAGATCTAGCGGAAAGGCCTTGCTTCGTGCAAAAAGGAAAGATCCCCGTTGAAAAAATCGGTACATTTGACACGGAGTTAGTTAGTGAATTTTTGAAGGCACTGGCCATAAAGGGAGCTTTTACTCTACATGTGCACTTTCTATATGGAGAAAACGCTCATCATATAGTAGAAGCTGGGTTTAAGGCTTTAGGCCATGCCCTGAAAAAGGCTTTTGCTCCTTTAGGTAAAGACGTTGTTCTCTCTTCTAAAGGGGTTTTATAA
- a CDS encoding EamA family transporter, with protein sequence MVGKAILFWFLTIFFWGSAPLLERTALKGMSPLLALALRTSFAAILLVFAVLVSGEHRTLSQLGKKEIIAALASGIVAGVFGMFTYFSLLKTGQASKVVPLTAAYPLVTAILSFMLLGERITLMRFSGIVITIVGLIILLRS encoded by the coding sequence ATGGTTGGGAAAGCCATTCTCTTCTGGTTTTTAACCATCTTTTTTTGGGGCTCTGCGCCTCTTCTTGAAAGAACGGCTTTAAAGGGTATGTCTCCCCTTTTGGCCCTGGCCTTACGTACAAGTTTCGCCGCTATTCTTTTGGTATTTGCTGTTTTAGTTAGTGGAGAACACCGAACTCTTTCTCAACTGGGCAAAAAAGAGATAATAGCCGCTTTGGCCAGCGGTATTGTGGCTGGAGTTTTTGGAATGTTTACCTATTTTTCTCTTCTTAAAACAGGGCAGGCCTCAAAAGTAGTCCCATTAACCGCAGCTTACCCTCTGGTGACAGCTATCCTTTCTTTTATGCTTCTTGGAGAAAGAATTACCCTTATGCGGTTTTCAGGAATCGTTATAACTATTGTTGGTTTGATAATCCTTTTAAGGAGTTAA
- a CDS encoding class II aldolase/adducin family protein, whose translation MKFPRTAMAEFARKAGDEGLMVGTEGNLSVRVKDKVYITPSGVFKKELSPQDIVVLDLEGNVLEGRNPSSEYRMHLALYEAREDITAIIHAHPPYTLALDLTGEDFSRDYLAEMPIILGKISRVPYREPGTEELAQEVAKAAKETNVLVLERHGALTLGKSLSQALNLMLVLEKVCKVILLAKTCKAF comes from the coding sequence ATGAAGTTTCCGCGCACTGCCATGGCCGAGTTTGCTCGTAAGGCCGGAGACGAAGGCTTAATGGTTGGCACCGAAGGTAATCTTTCGGTAAGAGTTAAAGACAAAGTTTATATAACCCCCTCGGGTGTTTTTAAAAAAGAGCTTAGTCCTCAAGATATAGTTGTTCTTGACCTTGAGGGAAATGTGCTTGAAGGACGAAACCCTAGTTCTGAATATAGAATGCATCTAGCCCTTTATGAGGCTCGTGAGGATATTACCGCCATCATCCATGCTCATCCTCCTTACACTTTGGCTTTGGATTTAACCGGTGAAGACTTTAGTCGCGATTATTTGGCCGAGATGCCTATAATTCTTGGGAAAATTAGCCGTGTGCCATACAGAGAACCTGGGACCGAAGAATTAGCTCAGGAGGTAGCTAAGGCCGCCAAAGAAACAAATGTTTTAGTCCTTGAGCGGCACGGAGCGCTAACTCTGGGGAAAAGCCTGTCTCAAGCCTTAAATCTCATGCTAGTGCTTGAAAAAGTATGTAAAGTAATTCTTCTGGCCAAAACCTGTAAAGCCTTTTAG
- the coaD gene encoding pantetheine-phosphate adenylyltransferase: protein MEKTIAIYPGAFDPVTYGHIDLMKRALRIFDRLIVAIGENPAKKPLFTVEERLEMIREALSNYDFFDRVEVTSFPGLLVEFAAQKGAKVIVRGLRAVSDFEYEFQLALMNRKLNRQIDTIFLMPGFRWFFISSTIVKEAARFGGDVSDLVPPIVEEKLREKFKTFNY from the coding sequence ATGGAAAAAACTATTGCCATTTATCCTGGAGCCTTTGACCCGGTGACTTACGGCCATATTGACCTTATGAAAAGGGCCCTTCGTATTTTTGATAGGCTTATAGTGGCTATAGGTGAAAACCCGGCTAAAAAACCTCTTTTTACTGTGGAAGAGAGGCTTGAAATGATAAGAGAGGCCTTATCTAATTATGACTTTTTTGATAGGGTGGAAGTAACCAGTTTCCCCGGGCTTTTGGTGGAATTTGCTGCCCAAAAAGGGGCCAAAGTAATTGTAAGGGGGTTAAGGGCTGTATCTGACTTTGAATACGAATTTCAGTTGGCCCTGATGAATCGCAAACTTAATCGCCAGATTGATACCATCTTTCTTATGCCTGGGTTCAGGTGGTTTTTTATAAGTTCAACCATTGTAAAAGAAGCCGCCCGTTTTGGTGGGGATGTTTCTGATCTTGTGCCCCCTATTGTAGAGGAGAAGCTGCGTGAAAAATTTAAGACTTTTAATTATTAG
- a CDS encoding GDP-mannose 4,6-dehydratase, producing MEAILITGGAGFIGSHLVDNLLARGEKVVVVDDFNDYYSPKIKWKNIEQALKNHNFHLEQGDIRDFPFLERVFKRYPIKCVVHLAARAGVRPSVEDPILYEEVNGVGTTNLLELARRFEVPKFVYGSSSSVYGYTDQVPFKEDACADQPVSPYAATKRANELMCHAYHHLFGLKVVCLRFFTVYGPRQRPEMAIHKFTRLIDEGKEIPVYGDGSSKRDYTYIDDIIQGVVAAIDKDFDYEIFNLGESQVTDLLTLIRLIEENLGKPAKIKFLPFQAGDVPITYADISKAKKILGYNPQVPIEEGIKRFISWYKKEARDI from the coding sequence ATGGAAGCGATTTTAATTACTGGCGGTGCTGGATTTATTGGTTCTCATCTAGTGGATAATTTGCTGGCCAGAGGTGAAAAAGTAGTAGTTGTTGATGACTTTAACGATTACTATTCCCCTAAAATTAAATGGAAAAACATTGAACAAGCCCTAAAGAATCACAATTTTCATCTGGAACAAGGAGATATCAGGGATTTCCCTTTTCTGGAAAGGGTTTTTAAGCGTTATCCTATAAAATGTGTAGTACATCTAGCCGCTAGAGCCGGAGTGCGCCCTTCGGTAGAGGATCCTATTCTATACGAAGAAGTAAACGGAGTAGGGACCACAAACCTCTTGGAACTGGCCCGGCGTTTTGAAGTGCCCAAATTCGTTTACGGAAGCTCCTCTTCGGTTTATGGCTATACAGACCAGGTTCCCTTTAAGGAAGATGCGTGTGCCGATCAGCCGGTTTCTCCTTATGCAGCCACTAAAAGAGCTAATGAACTCATGTGTCACGCCTACCATCATTTGTTTGGCCTAAAAGTGGTATGCTTGCGTTTTTTCACGGTTTACGGGCCACGCCAGCGGCCAGAAATGGCCATCCACAAGTTTACCCGCCTCATTGATGAGGGTAAGGAAATCCCCGTTTATGGAGACGGCTCTTCTAAAAGGGATTACACTTATATAGACGACATTATCCAAGGAGTAGTTGCCGCTATTGATAAAGATTTTGACTATGAAATTTTTAATCTGGGTGAATCTCAAGTAACGGATCTTTTAACCCTTATCAGGCTTATTGAAGAAAATCTCGGTAAGCCGGCTAAAATAAAATTTTTACCTTTTCAAGCAGGAGATGTTCCGATAACTTATGCCGATATCTCCAAAGCCAAAAAGATTTTGGGATATAATCCCCAGGTACCTATTGAAGAAGGTATCAAACGTTTTATTTCCTGGTATAAAAAAGAAGCAAGAGACATTTAA
- the rsmD gene encoding 16S rRNA (guanine(966)-N(2))-methyltransferase RsmD, producing MRITAGKYKGRVLKSPKSRTIRPMMDKVRKALFDSLGLKVEGAKVLDLFCGTGALGLEALSRGAEKVVFVDQSGEALSLVKENLASLGEKNAEIKRLTLPNGLKKLKPNTFDLIFITPPYGTGLALKTLKEIESFLSEDGVVVVEENTEEDFPNEMGNLLKFREKTYGQTRLHFYRRR from the coding sequence ATGCGTATAACCGCCGGTAAATATAAAGGGCGTGTTCTTAAAAGTCCTAAGTCTCGCACTATTCGCCCCATGATGGACAAAGTGCGTAAGGCCCTTTTTGATTCTTTGGGGCTCAAGGTAGAAGGGGCAAAGGTGTTAGACCTTTTTTGTGGCACCGGAGCTCTTGGCCTTGAAGCCCTTTCACGTGGCGCCGAAAAAGTCGTTTTTGTTGACCAAAGTGGCGAAGCGTTGTCTTTGGTTAAAGAAAATCTAGCAAGCCTTGGTGAAAAAAACGCCGAAATAAAGCGTTTAACCCTTCCAAACGGCCTGAAGAAATTAAAACCAAACACTTTTGACCTCATATTTATAACTCCTCCATATGGCACTGGGCTTGCATTGAAAACTTTGAAAGAGATAGAGTCTTTTTTAAGTGAAGACGGTGTGGTAGTGGTTGAGGAAAATACGGAAGAAGATTTTCCTAATGAAATGGGAAACCTGCTTAAATTTCGGGAAAAGACTTACGGCCAAACCCGGTTACATTTCTATCGGAGGCGTTGA